The following are from one region of the Vulpes vulpes isolate BD-2025 chromosome 14, VulVul3, whole genome shotgun sequence genome:
- the MRPS11 gene encoding small ribosomal subunit protein uS11m: MQVVRTTRSWLLRSWAWSPTPRVVAGAPASTIHAGARQLQNQAAKQEAGEKAEASTPSRSGFSIYPPVPGQESPLRWAGKKFEEIPIAHIKASYNNTQIQVVSAANQPLARTSCGTEGFRNAKKGTGIAAQTAGIAAAVKATGKGVTHIRVVVKGLGPGRLSAIKGLTMGGLEVISITDNTPIPHNGCRPRKARRL, translated from the exons ATGCAGGTGGTACGGACGACGAGGTCTTGGCTCTTGCGGTCGTGGGCTTGGTCCCCGACGCCCAG GGTCGTGGCGGGGGCGCCAGCCTCCACCATCCACGCCGGCGCCCGGCAGCTGCAAAACCAAGCTGCCAAGCAGGAGGCTGGGGAGAAGGCGGAGGCTTCGACTCCGAGCCGCAGCGGCTTCAG CATttaccctccagttccaggacaggagagccctctGAGGTGGGCAGGAAAGAAATTCGAAGAGATCCCAATCGCACACATTAAAGCATCCTACAACAA CACGCAGATCCAGGTGGTCTCTGCCGCTAACCAGCCCCTTGCCCGCACTTCCTGTGGCACGGAGGGATTCCGGAACGCCAAGAAGGGCACGGGCATTGCTGCACAAACAGCAGGCATAGCCGCCGCTGTG AAAGCCACGGGGAAGGGCGTGACCCACATCCGAGTGGTGGTGaagggcctggggccagggcgCTTG TCTGCCATCAAGGGACTGACCATGGGGGGTCTGGAGGTGATCTCCATCACAGACAACACTCCTATCCCGCACAATGGCTGCCGCCCCAGGAAGGCTCGGAGGCTGTGA